The following is a genomic window from Paenibacillus thiaminolyticus.
ATCGTGCCTGTCTTCTCGGCAGGCAATACGAGACCGCCTTATAATTACGGAGGGCCGGGATCTATCACCCCGCCGGGGAACTATCCGGAATCCTTCGCGGTCGGAGCGGTCAACAGCAGCAATGGGCTGGCTGACTTCTCGCTTCAGGGCCCGACTCCTTACGGCCAGATGAAGCCGGAAGTATCGGCGCCTGGCGTTAGTATCCGTTCCTCGGTCCCGGGCGGCTCTTACGCCCTCATGAACGGGACATCGATGGCTGCCCCGCATGTGGCCGGAGTTGCCGCGCTGGTGCTGCAGGCCAATCATTCGCTGACGGTGGATCAGGTGGAGAAGATTTTGAAGGACACGGCAATCGCATTGACGGACAGTAAGTTCCCGCAGAGTCCGAACAATGGCTATGGATCAGGCATCGTGAACGCCTTGAATGCCGTTTCCACCCAAGAAGAGGGTCTGGGCGAGCTTGAAGGGACGGTAACGGTGGATGGAGAGGATGCCGAAGAACCGGTCATCGAACATCATCCCCTGACGCTCGTGTACAATGCGCTGGATCAGGAAATATCTGCCCGAATTACGGACGACACAAGCGTCACCCGGGCGGAACTGGAAGTGAAGACAAAGGGGGAACAGGCTGGAACTGCAATACCGATGGTCCGGATGTCGGGAGATTACCGGGACGGAATGTATGAAGGCATCATCCCGTCATCGCTGCTGGACACGGCTGGAATCGAATACCGGATTCGGGCAGAGGATTTCGGAGGTAACGAGGCGGTATCCCCCTGGTGGCCCGTAGAAGTGTCGGAGGGAGTCAAGCTCGGATACGCACAGGACTTCGAGACGGACATCGAAGGCTACGGCTTCGGCGGGGAACCGGGCATCTGGGAATGGGGCGTGCCGACGAGCGGGCCGGGACAGGCGAGCTCGGGAAGCAAAGTGATGGCGACCCGGCTTGACGGCAATTACCCCACCGGGGCGGAAGAGTCCTACTTCGTCATGCCGCTTATCGATCTCCGGGACAGCGAGCATACGATTCTGAACTTCAAGCATTGGCATAAGCTCGGAAGCTGGTACTCTATTCTGCTGGATAAGGCGGAGGTTTTTATCGGGCGGGAGTCGAAGCAATTCGAATTCGAGCTGGTGAAGCAATTTGACGGGAAAAGCGGCGATTGGAAAACGGAATACATCGATTTGTCTCCGTACAAAGGAGATCGGATTTTGGTTCTTTTTAATCTCCGCGGCGCCTACGGAAGCGATGAAGGATGGTATGTCGACGATATCGAGCTTATCGGACCGACCGATTTCCAGCCTGACGCTCCCAAGGTGAAGGCGCGGAGTAACGCACCGGGCAAGGTCATCCTCGAATGGGAGCAGGAGCCGCAAGGCGATGTGAAGGAGTACGTCATCTACCGTTCGCCGGAGCCGGGCGGATCCTACGAGGAGATTGGCGTGAGCACAGGACGCAACTATGCCGACCATCCCTTGCCGCAGGAGGGGACATACTTTTATATCGCCAAGGCAAGGACATACAGCCATGTGCTCAGCGAAGCTTCGAACGAAGTGGGCTGGACCTTTACCGGCGGGGAGCTTATTTACGGGGAAAATTTCGAAGGCGGGGACAAGGGGTGGACGCGTGAAGGCGACCCGAACGAGTGGGAGCAAGGGATACCCGATCCGAAGTATGGACCGCCGCAAGCCGTATCCGGCAAGAACGTCATCGGCACGAACTTTACCGGATATGTCTCCGAAAATACGAATCAAAGCATTATTTCCCCGGAAATTGATTTGACGGGAATAAAGCATGCGTCCCTCTACTTTCAGCAGTGGTATGATCTGGAGGACGGGGATAAAGGCTACGTCGAGATTAGCGAGGATGGCGGCGCTGCGTGGCAAAGTCTGGCGGCCTATCCGAAGCCAACCTATAACACGAACCATCCCAAAAGGTTTTGGTATATGGATGAGATCGACATCGGCAAATACGCCGGCAAGAAGGTACACATCCGCTTCCGGCTAAAGACCGGAGAAGCCTCTCTGGCCAAGGGCTGGTATTTGGATGATATTCAGGTGCGGGATACGCCGCCTGTCAAAACATTCATTCCAGCCGGGGCCGGGATCAAGCCTGCTGATGAAGCAGGGATGGGAGCGGCGGACCGGGAAGAACGAATGACTGCGCGGGAAGATGCGGCGGAGAAAGCGCCAGCGGCCCCGAGCTTGTCCGCGTGGAGAAGCATGAAGCAGGAGAAGGCTTCCTTTATGGCGGCAGACGGGGAGGAGAAACCTTCTTCCGGCCTTCCGGCCGCGGCGACGGTTACGATCGTCGATACGGATCGTTCGACGAAGACGGATTCAGGCACGGGCCGCTATCGGCTGAAGCACCCGCCAGGGACGTTCAAGATGCGGGTAGAAGCGTATGGTTATCATACGGTCGAACGGACGGTGACGATAATCGATCAGGAGCGGACCGAGGCGAATATTCATTTGCAACCGCTCTCAAGCGCCACGATAAGCGGCGTCATTACCGACAAGACAACAGGACAGCCGATTGCCGGGGCGGTGGTACGGGTTCGGGAAGATGCGCATGTGCCATCCGCCGTTACGGATGAACAGGGGAACTACACGCTGGAGGTCTATGCAGGAGATTACACGCTGCTCGTCTCTGCGCGCGGGTATTTGCCTTATGAGCAGCAGATCCGTGCAGAAGGGACTGTCACGAACCCGATTGCACTGCAATCTTTCCGCGGGACGGAGGACGAACTGGCTTACGATCGGGGGAAGGGGGATAATGCGGTAGCTTTTTATGATTCAGGCAATGGTTATGCGGTGCGCATGACAACCGACGGCCCGGCCCAGGTGACCGGGGCGCGCATGTTCTTCTGGGATGAGGATTGGCCGATTCCGGGCGGAACGGCCCTCCGATATGCACTGTATGACGCATCGGGACCCGGCGGGCAACCGGGCGAGTTACTATCCGGCCCGCACGCGGGAACGGCCCGCTTGGACGGGGAATGGACCGAGCTTTCTTTTCCGAACGGTCCGTTCGTGGACGGTGATTTCTATGTAGCGTATATTCAGGACGGATCTTATCCTGATGTGCCGGGACTAGCCGTCGATGAAGAGGGCGTCAATCATGGGCGCTCCTGGAGGCTGGAAGACGGAACCTGGACACGGGCGGCGGACGAGCAAGGAAACTACATGATCCGCGCGCGCATTACGAGCCCTGATCCTAACCGGCCGGTGACGAAGATTACGGTTGAACCACGTGACATCAGCTTGCGAGAAGGGCAACAGCTTCAATTGCATGTCAAGGCGGAGGATGAGGCCGGGAACGAGAGCGACGTTACCGCTCTGTCCGCCTACGTGGCAGATGCTGAACAGGTTATTGAGGTGAATGCGCAAGGCTTGATCACGGCGCGCTCGGCGGGCGAGGCGACGGTGACGGTAACGCATGAAGGTCTGACAGATACTGTTCAGGTCACCGTGACCCCGGCTCCGGACATCCCGGAGGGTGAGATTCGTTCGATTGCCGCCCATCCGCCGGAGCTATCACTGAAGGAAGGACAAACTTCGCAATTGACGGTCACGGCCGTGGTCTATTC
Proteins encoded in this region:
- a CDS encoding S8 family serine peptidase, with amino-acid sequence MKGKAWLRRWLVLVIALIMGVTSVPGMYAHAGEQTDNSVRMAESNRIRLPSAIVDGEVYSEFGQEGTGTYIVKLREQSDVEAAAKLARSYSALGGETSAKRKLTVRSFVLNDLKETANRTQTGITDELEMGLSNGSVQDYRSYYIVNAIAVTSTREVMERLAAHPDVERITPNRKYLLEVLDEGQATTDSEAPQANGTGESVQDLTGRDAAGVELPWNLSNLNVGQAWEKGFDGMGIVVANMDSGVDLNHPALKRKWRGYNAQGQVDRPELSWYDATPEKKKLPFDGNAHGTHVMGTMVGSEPDGRNPIGVAPQAKWIAARIFNSAGEATDAGILAAGEWILAPSDESGRSYPELAPDIVNNSWGSVQAGKNEFFQDIVRSWRSAGIVPVFSAGNTRPPYNYGGPGSITPPGNYPESFAVGAVNSSNGLADFSLQGPTPYGQMKPEVSAPGVSIRSSVPGGSYALMNGTSMAAPHVAGVAALVLQANHSLTVDQVEKILKDTAIALTDSKFPQSPNNGYGSGIVNALNAVSTQEEGLGELEGTVTVDGEDAEEPVIEHHPLTLVYNALDQEISARITDDTSVTRAELEVKTKGEQAGTAIPMVRMSGDYRDGMYEGIIPSSLLDTAGIEYRIRAEDFGGNEAVSPWWPVEVSEGVKLGYAQDFETDIEGYGFGGEPGIWEWGVPTSGPGQASSGSKVMATRLDGNYPTGAEESYFVMPLIDLRDSEHTILNFKHWHKLGSWYSILLDKAEVFIGRESKQFEFELVKQFDGKSGDWKTEYIDLSPYKGDRILVLFNLRGAYGSDEGWYVDDIELIGPTDFQPDAPKVKARSNAPGKVILEWEQEPQGDVKEYVIYRSPEPGGSYEEIGVSTGRNYADHPLPQEGTYFYIAKARTYSHVLSEASNEVGWTFTGGELIYGENFEGGDKGWTREGDPNEWEQGIPDPKYGPPQAVSGKNVIGTNFTGYVSENTNQSIISPEIDLTGIKHASLYFQQWYDLEDGDKGYVEISEDGGAAWQSLAAYPKPTYNTNHPKRFWYMDEIDIGKYAGKKVHIRFRLKTGEASLAKGWYLDDIQVRDTPPVKTFIPAGAGIKPADEAGMGAADREERMTAREDAAEKAPAAPSLSAWRSMKQEKASFMAADGEEKPSSGLPAAATVTIVDTDRSTKTDSGTGRYRLKHPPGTFKMRVEAYGYHTVERTVTIIDQERTEANIHLQPLSSATISGVITDKTTGQPIAGAVVRVREDAHVPSAVTDEQGNYTLEVYAGDYTLLVSARGYLPYEQQIRAEGTVTNPIALQSFRGTEDELAYDRGKGDNAVAFYDSGNGYAVRMTTDGPAQVTGARMFFWDEDWPIPGGTALRYALYDASGPGGQPGELLSGPHAGTARLDGEWTELSFPNGPFVDGDFYVAYIQDGSYPDVPGLAVDEEGVNHGRSWRLEDGTWTRAADEQGNYMIRARITSPDPNRPVTKITVEPRDISLREGQQLQLHVKAEDEAGNESDVTALSAYVADAEQVIEVNAQGLITARSAGEATVTVTHEGLTDTVQVTVTPAPDIPEGEIRSIAAHPPELSLKEGQTSQLTVTAVVYSEGQEQTLPLVKGLVFRSQDAGIAAVDDAGRVTGIQAGETEVTVSYGELEDVVPVTVRKSGVPPTEEVRSIHVEPEELTLKAGEASRLTVTAAVYAAGEVKRVPITEGLTFTSSNPQVARAEADGRIAALREGEARIDIAYGALKTEAIVKVKGADIVTPPTTRPDPPSSASGSSSSSSSSSSPASPSGTPIRADGRLIGTLYVTDGEGGKQARVRIASDWFDKELDKAEAGAAVALDLSSLSWKEYRAVVLEIGASSAERLVKSEKALRLKGFRFALTVPAEAIWDFIDRDGLKLTLSVQASSSLGGARQALVSGDTAALVSDIIGIKTPVRTQQAQEPKPTAANQQGAGGETDEPGIGSKSAAWNQLLLLELELDEQLVRRPQAAGIYGRHKAEPWVYAGLPERVANGEGKNGTHVLTVPVRQPGEYAGLEYTKTFTDIAQHWGRAKIEALASHHIVSGRNDHQFAPNDPVTQAEFMTLLDRIAGKEPDWKRRSSEPGAHEPLRREDMIVLLVTALNPELPQGPAEELDESGLEQVSPEARAAVAYAYQAGLVKGMGTGGFAGDALTTRAQVAVLLYRVLQQIGQM